ACACCGCCTGGCGGTTCGGCGATTACGCCCACCAGATGGGCGAGCTGTTCGGCGATCGGATCGACGCCTGGGTCACCGTCACCGAGCCGGCGACAGTGATGTTCAACGGGTATGCGATCGGCGTGCACGCGCCGGGGGAGACTCTGCTCTTCGACGCACTGCCGGCCGCCCACCACCAGCTCCTCGGCCACGGCCTCGCCGTGCAGGGCCTGCGCGCCGCCGACGTGCGCGGCCGCATCGGCATTGTCAACGCGCACACCCCCGTGCAGAGCGCCACCGACCGGGAGGCCGACCGTACGGCAGCGACGCTCTATGACCTGCTGCAGAACCGGCTCGTCGCCGACCCCGTGCTACTCGGCCGCTACCCCGACCCGGCCGGCGAGTTCGAGACCGAACTGCGGATGCTGCACGAGATCGAACCGGACGACCTCCGCACCATCCACCAGCCGCTGGACTTCTACGGCGTGAGTTACTCCCAGCCCACCCGGATCGCCGCGGGAGCGCGCGGCCCCGTCGGCCCGGACGGCACCGGCCCCGCCCTGAACCGGCTCCCGTTCCACACCGAGGCCTTCCGCGAGCATCCGGTCACCGGTTTCGGCTGGCCGATCGCGCCGGAATACCTCGCGGTGGCCCTGGCGGAACTGCGGGACCGCTACACCGAGGCGCTGCCGCCTGTGTACGTCACCGCGGGCGCGGGCTTCCCCGACCGTACCGACGTGCGCGGCGGGGTCACCGACCTGGCCCGCGTCGACTACCTGGCCGAGCACCTGCTCGCGGCCGTGGAAGCCGTGGCGCCCGGGGGACCGGCAGAGGGCGTCGACCTGCGCGGCTTCCTGGTGCGGTCGCTGCTGGACGGCTTCGAATGGGAGGCCGGCTACACCCAGCGCTTCGGCCTGGTGTACGTGGACTTCACCGACCCCGCCCGCCCTCGCACCCCCAAGCTCTCCTACACCTGGCTGCAGCATGTCCTCAGCTCCCGCTAGGTCCCCGCTAGGTCCCCGCGGACGGGACTAAGGG
This is a stretch of genomic DNA from Cryobacterium soli. It encodes these proteins:
- a CDS encoding glycoside hydrolase family 1 protein, translating into MSSNTPASRAWQHRAGELGDRLPTGFQIGASSSAFQIEGGARAGGRGESSWDAFTRQGGRILDGQNASVSADHIGTLSADVTLLSELGADLYRFSFAWPRLQPDGRGSLHRAGVAFYDRLLDELLGTGISPMAALSHWDIPVALAGGWLNRDTAWRFGDYAHQMGELFGDRIDAWVTVTEPATVMFNGYAIGVHAPGETLLFDALPAAHHQLLGHGLAVQGLRAADVRGRIGIVNAHTPVQSATDREADRTAATLYDLLQNRLVADPVLLGRYPDPAGEFETELRMLHEIEPDDLRTIHQPLDFYGVSYSQPTRIAAGARGPVGPDGTGPALNRLPFHTEAFREHPVTGFGWPIAPEYLAVALAELRDRYTEALPPVYVTAGAGFPDRTDVRGGVTDLARVDYLAEHLLAAVEAVAPGGPAEGVDLRGFLVRSLLDGFEWEAGYTQRFGLVYVDFTDPARPRTPKLSYTWLQHVLSSR